The following DNA comes from Streptomyces sp. Ag109_O5-10.
GTCTTGGACAGCCGGACCGCCGCGGCCGTCGAATCGGAGCATGACGACTCACGACAACACTCCCGCGGTATCCGTCGTCGGTCCCGGCGACGGCGAGGTGCTGATGCTCGGTACCACCCGGATGCGCGTCCTGGAGGACGGCCGTACCACCGGTCACCGCCTCGGCCTCGCCGAGTCCGTCCTCGCGCCGCACACCCCCGGCCCGCCGCAGCACCGGCACGCGCAGCACGACGAGGGGTTCTACGTCATCTCCGGCTCGGTGCGCTTCACCGTCGGGGACGAGGAGTACGACGCCAGGGCCGGAACCCTCGTCATGGTGCCGCCCGGCGCCCCGCACAGCTTCGCCAACGTCACCGGCGAACCGGCCGTCATGCTCAGCACGTTCACGCCCGACCTGTATGTGCAGTACTTCCGGGACCTGCGGGACCTGTTCGCCACCGGTGAGGCGCCGGACCCGCGGGCGAGCGCCGAGATCATGAGCCGTTACGCCACCGAGCCGGCCGGCGCCTCATGAGCGTCGCGTACTGGGCCGTGGCCGGTCTGCTCGCCCTCTTCTACCTCTACGGGGGCGGGCTGAAGGTCGTGCAGAGCAGGGAGCGGCTGCTGCCGATGATGGCGTGGGTGGACAGCACGCCGATGCCGGCCGTGCGGGCGATCGGGAGCGTCGAGATCCTCGGCGCGGCCGGCCTCGTCCTCCCGCGCCTGACCGGCGTCGCGCCCTGGCTGGGCCTGGCCGCCGCCGTCGGGTTCGTCGTGCTCCAAGTCGGCGCGATCCGGGTGCACATGCGGATGGGGGACCGCCAAGTGGGCCTCAACCTGGCGCTCTTGGCGGCGGCGGGGGCGACTGCCTGGCTCGCGGCGGTGTCCTGATCGTAATTAATCCTTGTACAACTCATTGAGCGGACCACGAGTCTCCTGTGGCACGCGGATCAGGGAATCCGTGTTCCCGTTGCGAACAGGGGGACGAAATGGACCTACCCGTACCAGAGAAACCACCGGAAACCGTTCCAGAGGCCTCTCCAGAGGCCCCTCCGGAAGCCCCTCCGGAAGCCCCTCCGAAAGTCCTGCCGGAAGCCTCGCCCGGACGTGGGCGCCGGGCGGGCCGTACCGTCGCGCTGATCGCCGGTGCCGCCGTGCTCGGGATCGTGGCCGGCACCTGCGTCGGCTACCTCGTTCAGGCCGACCGGGCGCCCACCGCCCTGCCGTCCCTCTCCCAGGCGTCGGTCGCGCAGGCGAAGGGCGCCGGTCCGGAGCCGCTGTCGGCCGCCGAGGACCGGAAGGTGAAGGTCGACGGCGACCTGCGCAAGCTGCTGCTGAAGAAGCCGAGCGGGGCGCGCAAGGGGCTGTACACGGTGGGGACCGACGGCTGGATGAGCCTGACCGAGTACGCGGAGACGTTCGACAAGCCGGCCGGCGCCTTCCGTCAACTGATCGCGGACGACGACTTCCGGCGGGCCGCCGCCACCACCTGGCGTGAGGGCAGCACCTACAGCGTCGAGATCCGCCTGGTCCAGTACCGCCAGGAGGAGACCAGCTCTGCGGCCGAGGACGCGGCGGGCGACGCGTACTACTGGGCCGACAGGGGGGCCCGGGACACCGAGAGCTGGCCGATCCCCGGCACCGGCGACGGCATGGCGTACGTCCACCACAAGCCCGAGAGCGAGTACGGCGTGAGTGTGTACTCGGCCGAGGCGCACGCGTGGCGCGGGGACATCGCCATGGAGATCTGGATCAGCGACACGAAGTCGATCTCCAGGACGAAGGTGCTGGATGTGGCGAAGCGGCAGATGGAGCGGTTGTGAGCGAGGAATCCGTCCACCCCGAACCGGCGGCGACGCCGGAGCCGACGGTCTCCGAGCCGACGGCGACCGCTGCCGAGGCCGTACCCGAGGCCGTTCCCGAGGCGCCCCTCCCTGCGGACGCCTCGGCCTCCGACCTCACCGCCCCGGCACCGCGCCCCCGGCGCCGTATCGGCCTCTTCATCACCGCCGGCGTCCTCGCCGCGGCCGTCGTCGCGGGTGTCGCCGGCACGGTCGTGACCGTGCGTGCCGCGGACCGGGACCCCGGTGCTCCCCACTGGAGCCTGCCCGAGCAGTCCAAGGGGGCGGCGGCGACGGCGCAGACCGGCCTCCAGGGCATGCTGCTGCCGTACGACGACGAGCGGTACGGGCGCGGACCGGACCTGCCCGGGTTCGGCTCGGACGTGCGGCTGACCGGCGCCCAGGCCACGGCGCTGCGCAAGGAGTCGATCAAGGACCTGCCGCGTTCGCAGCGCCAGCAGCTGGACCGGCAGATAGACAGGAACCCGGTCAAGGGCATGGTGATGCGCAGCTACGTGTACACCGCCGGGAATGAGGACGACGACTACACAATGGACGTCCAGCTGGCCCAGATGGAGAACCGGGCCACGGTCCGTACCATCGCCAACGCCGAGCGCGAGCTCTTCGACTCGCTGGCCATCTTCCGGAAGGGCCCGCAGATCGCGGGGTACAAGAACTCGACCTCGTGCTTCCTGCCGCCGGCCGAGTCGGGCGAGAAACTCGACTCGATGCTCTGCTACGGCTACGTGGGGGACGTCCTGGTCACCGCCACGGCCACCGCGGCCAAGCCGCTGGACACGAAGAGCGCGGCGGACATGCTGCACGCCCAGCTCGAACGGATCAAGGACCCGGGGGCGGCCGTATGACCACCGAGACGAACACGAACGCGGACCCGAACCCGGAGCCGGTCACGGAGCCGGTCGCGGAGCCGAGCACGGACCCGGTCACGGAGCCGAGCACGGTCCTGGTCACGGATTCGGACCCCGACCCGAACGCGAAGGCGGACTCGAACCCGGACCCGGACCCAGTCCCCGTTGCGGTCGCGGAGGTCGCGCAGCCCGTGGAACCCGTACCGCCCGTGGAACCCGTACCGCCCGTGGAACCCGTACCGCCCGTGGAGCCCGCGCCGCCCGTGAAGAAGGACCGGCGGTTGCTGCGGGCCACGCTCCGCTGGGTCGCCGCCGTCGCCGTCTTCGGCGTCGTCGGGACCGGTACGGCGTACGGCATCACGCGGCTCGACCGCACCGACGTACCCGGTCTGGCCACGCACTCCGACGGCCGCTGGACGTACCCCGTCCTGGTGAAGCCCCCGCTGCCCTCCGGCAGCCCCGGCCCGAACGACGACGCCCGCAACCTGGCCGGCACCCACTACGCCGACCTGCGGAAACTGCTCCTCCCGGCGCCGAAGGGAGCCACCGCCGACGTCTCGCTCAAGGGCACGGACGGCTGGCTGCCGACGAAGGGCTTCCTCGCCGAGTTCGCCTCCGCGGACGACCGGAAGGAGCTGGGCCAGACGCTCCTCGACAGCGGCCTGCGGCACATCACCGCCCGCGGCTGGACCACCCCCGACGGCACGCACACCCGGATCTACCTGCTCCAGTTCGACACCGCCGCGGTCGCGGAGGTGATCCTCAACGGCAAGCTCATGAGCCAGGCGGCGCCGACCTACGCGCTGCGCGACGGGGACCAGTTCGAACTCGACGGGAAGTTCCCTGACGTGGCCAGGATCGAGCACGTCCTGCTGGCGCCCTACACGGAGCTCAAGCCGTACGGCGCCCGGCAGGCCCGGCAGGCCTACCTCGCCTCCGGCGACACCGTCGGCGTGATCATCCAGTCCCGCAAGGGCGGCATGCCCGCCGTCCCCTTCGAGCAGACGGTGACCCTGCAGAGCGAGCTGCTCGGCTGACCCCGCGGGGAGCACCTCGCCAAGAGCGCCGGGCCCGGGCCGCGTAAGCTTGGGCCCGGCTCTTGTACGTACGCCCGACCTCGCTCAAGGAGCACCCGTGGAAGCCTTCTTCGAAACCCTGCTGGTCCTGGTCTGCGTCGGCGTCCTCGCCTTCGCCTGGCTGACCGTGAAGAAGCTGTACCAGGGCCAGCGCTGACCGAGTCCGAGCCCGAGTCTAGGAACCACCACCCATGATCGAGATTCCGTCCGACCTGCACAAGGACCTCGTCCCGCTCGCCTTCCTGCTCGGCAACTGGGCCGGTGCGGGTGTTCACGACTTCCCGGGCTCGGAGAAGTGCAACTTCGGCCAGGAGGTCACCTTCAGCCACGACGGACGGGACTTCCTGGAGTACCACTCCCACACCTGGGTGCTGGACCACGACGGGAACAAGGTCCGCCCGCTGGAGTCGGAGTCCGGCTTCTGGCGCATCGACGCCGACCGCAAGGTCGAGGTCACGATGGTCCGCGACGACGGCGTGATCGAGATCTGGTACGGCGAGATGGCCAACCAGAAGCCCCAGATCGACCTGGTCACCGACGCCGTCGCCCGGACCGCCGCCTCCGCCCCGTACACCGGCGGCAAGCGTCTCTACGGCTACGTCAAGAGCGACCTGATGTGGGTCGGCGAGAAGCAGACCCCCGAGGTCGAGCTGCGCCCCTACATGTCGGCGCACCTGAAGAAGGTCGTCACCCCGGAGGACGTCGAGCGCTGGGCCAAGGCCCTCCCCGACGACATGCCGGACGACGGCATCGCGTTCTTCAAGTAGTTCTGGAATTCGGAAGTAGTTCTAGACTTTCGGTGTGGTGAGCACCGACTGGAAGAGCGACCTAAGGCAGCGCGGCTACCGGCTGACGCCGCAGCGGCAACTCGTGCTCGAAGCCGTGGACACCCTTGAGCACGCGACCCCCGACGACATCCTCGGTGAAGTGAGGAAGACCGCGTCGGGGGTCAACATCTCGACGGTCTACCGGACCCTGGAGCTCCTGGAGGAGCTCGGGCTGGTCAGCCATGCCCATCTCGGGCACGGTGCGCCGACGTACCACCTCGCCGACCGGCACCACCACATCCACCTGGTCTGCCGTGACTGCGACAACGTGATCGAGGCGGACGTGGCGGTGGCCGCGGAGTTCACCGCCAAGCTGCGGCGTGACTTCGGCTTCGAGACGGACATGAAACACTTCGCGATCTTCGGGCGTTGCAAGGACTGCACGCTGAAGAGAGCCAAGGCGCCATCCGCCGCGTCCACGTCCCTCCAGAGTTCAATTACCGAGTCGTAGGCTTACGCATATGAAGAGCCCCCTGCTGTCCCTGCCCGGCGCCGTCCCCGGTGAGGGCGTGGACGAAGGCGTCGCCGCGCACTACGGCGACCTGTTCCGCGAGCAGCGCGCCCTCGCCGACGGCGCCGGTTTCGTCGACCTCTCCCACCGGGGGGTCGTCACCGTCACCGGCGAGGACCGTCTCGCCTGGCTGCACCTGCTCCTCACCCAGCACGTCAGCGAGCTGCCCGTCGGCGAGGCCACCGAGGCGCTGATCCTCTCCGCGCACGGCCACATCGAGCACGCGCTGTACCTGGTCGACGACGGTACGACCGTCTGGGCCCACGTGGAGCCCGGCACCCAGGAGGCGCTGATCGCCTACCTGGAGTCGATGAAGTTCTTCTACCGGGTGGAGGTCGCCGACCGCACCGCCGACTTCGCGGTCGTCCACCTGCCCGCCGGCTCGATCGCCGAGGCCCCGGAGGGCGCCGTCGTGCGCGAGACGGCGTACGGGCGTGATCTCTTCCTGCCCCGGGCCGACCTGGAGGCGTACGCGGGGAAGGCGGGCCCGGCTGCCGGGCTGCTCGCCTACGAGGCGCTGCGCGTCGAGCACCACCGGCCCCGGGTCGGCTTCGAGACCGACCACCGGACCATCCCGCACGAGCTGGGCTGGATCGGCACGGCGGTCCACCTCCAGAAGGGCTGCTACCGCGGCCAGGAGACCGTGGCCCGGGTACAGAACCTCGGCAAGCCGCCGCGCCGCCTGGTCTTCCTCCACCTGGACGGCAGCGACGTCCACCTGCCGCCGCACGGTACCGAGATCCGGGTGGCCGACGAGGGCGAGGACGGCCGGCGGGTCGGCGTCGTGACGACGTCGGTGCGCCACTTCGAACTGGGCCCCGTCGCCCTGGCGTTGGTCAAGCGCAACGTCCCGGCGGACGCCCGCCTGGTGGCGGGGGAGACGGCCGCGGCACAGGAAGTGATCGTCGAGCCGTAGCCCGCGGCGCCCAGCAATCCCCTCCCTTCGGGCTCTTCGAGCTTTTCGAGGCCTTGGCGGGAGGGGGAGTCACATCTCCAGCAGGACGGTGAACGGGCCGTCGTTCGTCAGCGACACCCGCATCTGTGCCCCGAACCGCCCGGTCGCCACGGTCGCCCCCAGCGACCGCAGCTGCGCGACCACCTCGTCCACCAGCGGCTCCGCCACCGCGCCGGGCGCCGCCGCGTTCCAGGTCGGCCGGCGCCCCTTGCGGGCGTCGCCGTACAGCGTGAACTGGCTGATCACGAGCAGCGGCGCGTCGGCGTCGCTGCACGACCGCTCGTCCGCCAGCATGCGGATCGACCAGAGCTTCCTGGCGAGTTGGGCCGCCTTCTCCTTGGTGTCCTCATGGGTCACCCCGACGAGCACGCACAGGCCCTCGCCCTCGATCGCGCCCACCGTCTCGCCGTCCACGACGACGCTCGCGCCGTCCACCCGCTGTACCACCGCTCGCATGCGCACCATCATGCCCGGTGCCCACATGCCCCTCACAGGGGCCCATTATTGATCCTTAACGTCCCAACTAGGGCCGTTCGGGGGCACTCGGTCACATTGCGGCCACTTGGGGTGACACCATGCTTCCACACGTCGGTCGAGGGGACGGTTGAGACGTATGAGCACACCGAGCACCGGGCGACTGAAGACGCAGGGCACGCAGAGCGTGCAGAGCCTGCCCCGGCCGCCCGCACAACGCGGCGAGGACATCCCGCTGCCCGCGGAGCCGCCGGAGCACGACCTGGCCCGCCTGAGCCTGCCCGAACTGCGCGTCCTGCGCCGGGACGCGCAACGCGACGAGGCCGACCTCAGTTACGTACGACGGCTGCTGCAGGGCCGTATCGACATCCTGCGCGCGGAACTGGCCCGCCGCTCCCCGGCGGGCGCCGCCGCCGTCGTGGACCGGCTCCCGGAGATCCTCACGGACGCCCCGGCCCGCCACCGTTCCTCGGCCCGCCACGTCACGCTGGGCACCCCGCACAACGAGGAGTACGGCAGGCTGGCGGCCGACATGCTGGCCGAGGTCGAACTCTCCGACCTGGAGGCCCGCACGGACATGGAACTGAACACGGCGATGGGCCGTTTGGTCCGCTACGAGCAGGAGGTGTCCCGGCGAAGGCAGCGCCTGCAGCGGACGGCCGACGATTCGAGCGGCGAGATCACCCGCAGGTACCGGGAGGGCGAAGCCCAGGTCGACGATCTGCTGACGTAGGGGCCTCGTCCTGGAGCGCGGCCGGCCGCGCGCTCGGCCCCCGTGCGCCCGCGGCCAAAAAATTGTCGGCAACACCCCCGAAACACACCTACCGTGCTGTCATGACTGACGCCGTCGAAGTCCGCCCCGTCACCGAACCCGAGCTCGCCGACTGGCACCGCGCCGTGTCCACCGGCTTCCTCCAGAGGCCCACCCTCTCGGCCGAGCAACTGGACGCCCGCCGCCGGCAGTTCGTGCCGGGCAGACTCCTGGGCGCCTTCGACGGCCCCCGTTGCGTCGCGACGTTCCGCTCCTTCGACCAGGAGCTGACCGCGGTCGGCGGCGGGATCCTGCCCGCCGACGCCGTCTCCAGCGTCACGGTCACCGCGACCCACCGCCGCCGCGGCCTGCTCACCCGCATGATGAGCCAGGACCTGGCCGCGGCGAAGGAGCGCGGAGACGTGGTGGCGACCCTGATCGCCGCCGAGTACCGGATCTACGGCCGCTACGGCTTCGGCCCGGCGACCACGCTCACGGAGTGGACGGTCGAGGTCCCGCGGGCCGGCCTGGACCCGCGCTGGGCGCGCCCCGAGGACGGCGGCCGGATCGACCTCGTCGACGGCGAGGACATCCGCAAGCTCGGCCCCGACCTGCACGAACGCGTCCGCCGCAGCACCCCGGGCGCGGTCAGCCGCAGCGAGTTGTGGTGGCAGTTGCGCACCGGCGCCGTCCGTTTCGAGGACGACTGGAAGGAGCCCTACTTCGCGGTGTACCGCTCGGCGGCCGGCGAGGTGGAGGGCATGGCGGCGTACGCGTCGGACGACAACTGGCAGGGCAAGCAGCCGTACAACACCGCCGACGTGCACTGGCTGCTCGGCGCGACCCCGGCGGCGGAGCGGGCGCTGTGGCACTACCTGTGCTCGATCGACTGGATCACCCGGGTGAAGAGCGGCTGGCGGTCGCCGGACGACCTGCTGCCGCACTACCTGCCCGACCCGCGGGCCGCGCGGGTCACCAACCAGGCGGACTGGCTGTGGGTGCGGATCCTGGACGTCGTACGGGCCCTGGAGGCGCGGACGTACGACAGGGCGGGGACGCTGGTCCTGGAGGTGGTGGATCGGCAGGGACTGGCCGGCGGCCGGTTCCGGCTGGACGCCTCCCCCGATGGGGCGTCCTGCACCCCGACCACCGACAGCCCCGACCTCGCCCTCGACATCGCCGAGCTGGCGAGCGTCTGGCTCGGTGACCAGTCCGTGGCGCGGTTGCACGCCCTCGGACGGGTCCAGGAAGAGCGAGTGGGCGCCGCCCGGGAGGCCGACGCCCTGCTGCGCGCGTCCGGGCGTCCTTGGTGCCCGGACATCTTCTGAGGCGCTCCTTCCTCCCGGGGACGGTGCCTGAATCACCTGTGTTCACTTGGACTGTGCTGTTGTGACTGTGCTGTGCAGTGCTGCTCATCCGTAGCGAGCTGTGAAGTTGTGGCTGTGCGGGTCTGCCTGTGTTCGGTTGTCGGTGTTCAGTTGTGACTGTGCTGCTCGTGCTGGCCGCGCGCCCCGACGGCCGGCCCAGGTGGACCGGGCTCCCGGCTCCCCTCCGGAAGGGAACCCGGATGGCCAACCGCCGAGGAAGTATGACCATGTTGCAGGAGTTGGTGACCAACTCAAAAGTACTTATCTCCACTTGGATGCGACTCATAACCACCTTCCCGTGAACTGCCGAAAGATGGCGGGAAGTTGTACTGTTTGTCCGTGGAGCCGGAACACGCCTCCGTCAATGGGCGGAAGAGGCCACAGCGGCCTCAGTCGTCACACCACGAGGTGGCCGACGAACTGCGCACCCGGATCAGGTCCGGGGTGCTGCGGCCGGGCCAGCGCATGCCCACGCAGGCCAAACTGGCCGACGAGTTCGGTGTCGAGCGCGGGGCGGTGCGGCAGGCGCTGCGCATCCTGCAGTCGGAGCACCTGCTCACCAACGTGTCGAAGGGCGCTCCGGCGACGGTGGCCCCGGGTCCGGGCCCGGTACGGTTCGCCCCGGGCCCGGAGGCGCCGCCGCAGCCGACCATGGTGGCCCTCACCCCGCGCATAGAGGCGGCCTTCGCGGCCTCGCACGTGAGGATCGACGCGCTCTGCCTGACCTCGGTCTCGCTCAACCTGGCGCTCGGCGGGCCGCTGCGGCTCATCCACGCGGGGCGGCTGGAACCGGCCAAGATCGACGTCCGGGTCCTGCTGCCGAGCCGGGACATCGATCTCGCGTTCCCGACGGCGGTGGCGGCCGACGCCTCGGCCGAGGACGCGGTGCACGACCGCTGGCTGGCCCAGCGCAACGCACAGGGCCAGGTGCTGCGGCACAACCTGCTGGCGCTGCGCGCCACGCACGGCATCGACGTGCACGTCACCTTCCGGGCGCTGCCCTTCACCCCGCCGGTCAAGCTGTACCTGCTCAACGGGGCGGAGGCGCTGTTCGCGTACTACACGCTGGGGCGCCACGAGCGGGAGATCGACCACGCGCACCTGCAGACGTACGACGCCGAGGGCACGCGGTCGATGCTCTTCGCCTTCGAACAGGGCGCGGGGCTGCGGGACACCGCGTTCGTGGACCAGTCCACACGGTGGTTCGACGCCCTGTGGGAGACGATCAGTTCGGAGCTGCACCTGACTGCCTAGGACCGCCCCTGGTTCCTACAGGGCCGGGCCGGCGAGCATCAGGGCGAGCAGGACGGCGCCGGCGGAGCTGAACGCCGGGCTCTTGGCCTTGATGCCCACGGTGAGCAACAGCAGGCCGATAATGCCGGTGGCACCGTACTTCGACTGGACCATCTGCTCGAAGCCGATGACGAAGACGGCGGAGAGGAGAGCGAGGGCGGCAGGCATGGTGGGTCCCCCATCAGTCGGGAAGCAAGGCTTCCGCCAACTCAACCAAGTTGGTGACCAACTCTGGTTAAGTTGTCCCCGGTTGGTCACTACTTATAAACAACCTTCAAACAACTCCCGGTAGATGGATCAAAGTTGTAGCGTTTGGTCGTGACTCAGGAGAACGTGGCAGTGAACGCCGGCAGCACACCTCAGGAGATCGCCGACACCCTGCGGCAGCGCATCCGCTCGGGCGACCTCAAGGCCGGCGACCGCCTGCCCACCCAGGCCGAGCTGGCCGAGGCCTTCGGCGTGGAGCGGGGGACCGTACGCCAGGCCGTGCGGGCGCTGCAGGACGACGGTTACCTCGTCGACGTCGGCAAGGGCAGCCCGCCGCGCATCGCCGAGCAGCGGCCCGTCGCGCTGGACGAGCCCCAGCCGACGATGGTCGGCCTCGGCCCCCGCATGACCGAGGCGTTCGCGGCCGACCACGTCCGTATCGACGCCGCCTGCCTGACCGCCCAGAGCCTGCTGCCGGCGCTCGCCGAGCCCCTGCGCCTGATCCACGAGGGGCGGATCCGCCCCGACCGCATCGACGTCCGCGTCCTGCTCCCCAGCCGGAACATCCCCCTCGCCTTCCCGACGGCCGTCGACGGCGACGACGACACGGTCCACAACCGCTGGCTCGGCATGCGCAACGCCCAGGGCCAGGTTCTCCAGTACAACCTCCAGGGCCTGCGCTCCACCCACAAGATCGACGTGAACGTCACCTTCCGGGCCCTGCCGTTCACCCCGCCGATCAAGCTGTACCTGCTCAACGACGCCGAGGCGCTGTTCGCGTACTACACGGTCACCCGCCGCGAGGAGCAGACGGAGGAGGGCCTGCTCGACATGTACGACGCCGTCGGCTCGGAGTCCCTCCTCTTCTCCTTCGAGAAGCGAGCCGGCCAACGGGACGCCGCGTTCGTGGAGCAATCGCAGAAGTGGTTCAACGCCCTCTGGGAAACCATCACGACGGACCTGACACTCTCTTAGTGACTTCTGATACGAGGCAGACTGAACCGGCGGCAGCCAAGAGCAGGAACACGACCGAAGAGATCGCGGAACTGGTCAGAAGCGCCAGTGTCGTCCTCTGGGACTTCGACGGGCCGATCTGCCGCCTGTTCGCGGGACACTCGGCGGCCGGAGTGGCCGGTGAACTGGTCGACTGGCTGGCGGTCCGGGGCCTGCACGGCCTGGTCACGGAGGCGGAGCGGGCCTCCCTCGACCCGCACCTCGTGCTGCGCGCCGTGGACCGCCGGCACCCCGGCAGCGACCTGGTCGCGGAGCTGGAGGAACGTCTCACCAAAGAGGAGCTGCGGGCCACGTCGACGGCGATGCCCACGGCGTTCGCGGACATCCTCATCCAGACGTGGCGGGCACGGGGCGCGCGCATGGCGGTCACCACCAACAACTCCCCCCGGGTGGTCCGCGCCTACCTCGACGACCGCGCCCTGACCTCCTGCTTCGCCCCGCACATCTACGGCCGCACCCAGGACCTGCACCGCCTCAAACCGGACCCGCACTGCCTCAACCGCGCCCTCAGCGCGATGGGCGCCGCCCCCGGCGCGGCCCTGATGATCGGCGACTCGCCGACGGACTACCAGGCGGCCCGCACGGCGGGCGTCCCCTTTCTCGGCTACGCGCGTAACGCACGGAAAGCCAAGCTCCTGACGGAGGCCGGCGCGGAGTACGTGGTGGGGTCCTTGTGGCCGCTGCTGGAGACCCTCCGGCACTAGGGGGCGCCGGGCGCAGCCGTCGGGGGGCGGTGCGCCCGTGGCGCCGGGCCGTCAGGATCCCGATCACCCCGCCGATCACACTCGACACGGAGACGGCCAGTTGCACCAGGTCGTCGATCCGCACCGTGACCCCGAATACCCGTAACTCCATGGCGCCCGCCCCCTGCACCCTCTGGTCGACC
Coding sequences within:
- a CDS encoding HAD family hydrolase, whose protein sequence is MVQRPLGNHHDGPDTLLVTSDTRQTEPAAAKSRNTTEEIAELVRSASVVLWDFDGPICRLFAGHSAAGVAGELVDWLAVRGLHGLVTEAERASLDPHLVLRAVDRRHPGSDLVAELEERLTKEELRATSTAMPTAFADILIQTWRARGARMAVTTNNSPRVVRAYLDDRALTSCFAPHIYGRTQDLHRLKPDPHCLNRALSAMGAAPGAALMIGDSPTDYQAARTAGVPFLGYARNARKAKLLTEAGAEYVVGSLWPLLETLRH
- a CDS encoding aerial mycelium formation protein, whose amino-acid sequence is MSTPSTGRLKTQGTQSVQSLPRPPAQRGEDIPLPAEPPEHDLARLSLPELRVLRRDAQRDEADLSYVRRLLQGRIDILRAELARRSPAGAAAVVDRLPEILTDAPARHRSSARHVTLGTPHNEEYGRLAADMLAEVELSDLEARTDMELNTAMGRLVRYEQEVSRRRQRLQRTADDSSGEITRRYREGEAQVDDLLT
- a CDS encoding winged helix-turn-helix domain-containing protein, which gives rise to MSVEPEHASVNGRKRPQRPQSSHHEVADELRTRIRSGVLRPGQRMPTQAKLADEFGVERGAVRQALRILQSEHLLTNVSKGAPATVAPGPGPVRFAPGPEAPPQPTMVALTPRIEAAFAASHVRIDALCLTSVSLNLALGGPLRLIHAGRLEPAKIDVRVLLPSRDIDLAFPTAVAADASAEDAVHDRWLAQRNAQGQVLRHNLLALRATHGIDVHVTFRALPFTPPVKLYLLNGAEALFAYYTLGRHEREIDHAHLQTYDAEGTRSMLFAFEQGAGLRDTAFVDQSTRWFDALWETISSELHLTA
- a CDS encoding DoxX family protein translates to MSVAYWAVAGLLALFYLYGGGLKVVQSRERLLPMMAWVDSTPMPAVRAIGSVEILGAAGLVLPRLTGVAPWLGLAAAVGFVVLQVGAIRVHMRMGDRQVGLNLALLAAAGATAWLAAVS
- a CDS encoding Fur family transcriptional regulator encodes the protein MVSTDWKSDLRQRGYRLTPQRQLVLEAVDTLEHATPDDILGEVRKTASGVNISTVYRTLELLEELGLVSHAHLGHGAPTYHLADRHHHIHLVCRDCDNVIEADVAVAAEFTAKLRRDFGFETDMKHFAIFGRCKDCTLKRAKAPSAASTSLQSSITES
- a CDS encoding GNAT family N-acetyltransferase — translated: MTDAVEVRPVTEPELADWHRAVSTGFLQRPTLSAEQLDARRRQFVPGRLLGAFDGPRCVATFRSFDQELTAVGGGILPADAVSSVTVTATHRRRGLLTRMMSQDLAAAKERGDVVATLIAAEYRIYGRYGFGPATTLTEWTVEVPRAGLDPRWARPEDGGRIDLVDGEDIRKLGPDLHERVRRSTPGAVSRSELWWQLRTGAVRFEDDWKEPYFAVYRSAAGEVEGMAAYASDDNWQGKQPYNTADVHWLLGATPAAERALWHYLCSIDWITRVKSGWRSPDDLLPHYLPDPRAARVTNQADWLWVRILDVVRALEARTYDRAGTLVLEVVDRQGLAGGRFRLDASPDGASCTPTTDSPDLALDIAELASVWLGDQSVARLHALGRVQEERVGAAREADALLRASGRPWCPDIF
- a CDS encoding folate-binding protein YgfZ, giving the protein MKSPLLSLPGAVPGEGVDEGVAAHYGDLFREQRALADGAGFVDLSHRGVVTVTGEDRLAWLHLLLTQHVSELPVGEATEALILSAHGHIEHALYLVDDGTTVWAHVEPGTQEALIAYLESMKFFYRVEVADRTADFAVVHLPAGSIAEAPEGAVVRETAYGRDLFLPRADLEAYAGKAGPAAGLLAYEALRVEHHRPRVGFETDHRTIPHELGWIGTAVHLQKGCYRGQETVARVQNLGKPPRRLVFLHLDGSDVHLPPHGTEIRVADEGEDGRRVGVVTTSVRHFELGPVALALVKRNVPADARLVAGETAAAQEVIVEP
- the dtd gene encoding D-aminoacyl-tRNA deacylase — translated: MRAVVQRVDGASVVVDGETVGAIEGEGLCVLVGVTHEDTKEKAAQLARKLWSIRMLADERSCSDADAPLLVISQFTLYGDARKGRRPTWNAAAPGAVAEPLVDEVVAQLRSLGATVATGRFGAQMRVSLTNDGPFTVLLEM
- a CDS encoding cupin domain-containing protein, producing MTTHDNTPAVSVVGPGDGEVLMLGTTRMRVLEDGRTTGHRLGLAESVLAPHTPGPPQHRHAQHDEGFYVISGSVRFTVGDEEYDARAGTLVMVPPGAPHSFANVTGEPAVMLSTFTPDLYVQYFRDLRDLFATGEAPDPRASAEIMSRYATEPAGAS
- a CDS encoding FadR/GntR family transcriptional regulator, with the protein product MVVTQENVAVNAGSTPQEIADTLRQRIRSGDLKAGDRLPTQAELAEAFGVERGTVRQAVRALQDDGYLVDVGKGSPPRIAEQRPVALDEPQPTMVGLGPRMTEAFAADHVRIDAACLTAQSLLPALAEPLRLIHEGRIRPDRIDVRVLLPSRNIPLAFPTAVDGDDDTVHNRWLGMRNAQGQVLQYNLQGLRSTHKIDVNVTFRALPFTPPIKLYLLNDAEALFAYYTVTRREEQTEEGLLDMYDAVGSESLLFSFEKRAGQRDAAFVEQSQKWFNALWETITTDLTLS
- a CDS encoding FABP family protein; protein product: MIEIPSDLHKDLVPLAFLLGNWAGAGVHDFPGSEKCNFGQEVTFSHDGRDFLEYHSHTWVLDHDGNKVRPLESESGFWRIDADRKVEVTMVRDDGVIEIWYGEMANQKPQIDLVTDAVARTAASAPYTGGKRLYGYVKSDLMWVGEKQTPEVELRPYMSAHLKKVVTPEDVERWAKALPDDMPDDGIAFFK